One part of the Anguilla anguilla isolate fAngAng1 chromosome 11, fAngAng1.pri, whole genome shotgun sequence genome encodes these proteins:
- the LOC118208141 gene encoding colipase-like, whose amino-acid sequence MWMLQVIVLCVLAVAQAAPPQDKGLIINLNNGELCMISMQCKSSCCHRPTGLSLARCAPQAAENQECSKKTLYGTYYRCTCESGLKCKGDLSIGGSITNTNFGICEDPKGKAATI is encoded by the exons ATGTGGATGCTGCAGGTGAtcgtgctgtgtgtgctggcgGTGGCTCAAGCCGCCCCACCCCAGGACAAGGGCTTGATCATAAACCTG AATAACGGTGAGCTGTGCATGATCAGTATGCAGTGTAAGAGCTCCTGCTGCCACCGGCCCACCGGGTTGAGCCTGGCCCGCTGTGCTCCCCAGGCGGCTGAGAACCAGGAGTGCTCCAAGAAG ACCCTGTACGGGACGTACTACCGCTGCACCTGTGAGAGTGGGCTGAAGTGTAAGGGGGACTTATCCATCGGGGGCTCCATCACCAACACCAACTTTGGCATCTGCGAGGACCCCAAGGGGAAGGCCGCCACCATCTGA
- the LOC118208140 gene encoding LHFPL tetraspan subfamily member 5 protein-like — protein sequence MEKMLPAQEAAKIYHTNYVRNSRAIGVLWAIFTICFAIITVVVFIQPYWIGDSVNTPQAGYFGLFYYCIGNALTSELICKGSVLDFASIPSGAFRTAMFFVGTSMLLVVGCIVCFSLFMFCNAGSVYKICAWMQLASAVTMVMGCMIYPDGWDSAEVKRMCGERTDKYTLGNCTVRWAYILAIISILDALVLSFLAFVLGNRQDKLLPEDFELEGAENP from the exons ATGGAGAAAATGCTACCTGCCCAGGAGGCTGCCAAAATTTACCACACCAACTATGTGAGAAACTCTAGAGCGATCGGTGTGCTCTGGGCAATATTCACTATCTGCTTTGCGATCATCACCGTGGTGGTGTTCATTCAGCCTTACTGGATCGGGGACAGCGTCAACACCCCCCAAGCCGGCTACTTTGGCCTCTTCTACTACTGTATCGGCAACGCGCTGACCTCCGAGCTGATATGTAAGGGCAGTGTTCTGGACTTCGCCTCCATCCCGTCGGGAGCCTTCAGGACTGCCATGTTCTTCGTCGGGACGTCGATGCTGCTCGTTGTGGGATGCATCGTCTGCTTCAGCCTCTTCATGTTCTGTAACGCCGGGAGCGTCTACAAGATATGCGCGTGGATGCAACTTGCCTCGG ctgttaccatggtgatgGGCTGCATGATCTACCCGGACGGCTGGGACTCTGCGGAGGTGAAGCGGATGTGCGGGGAGCGCACGGACAAGTACACGCTGGGGAACTGCACGGTGCGCTGGGCCTACATCCTGGCCATCATCAGCATCCTGGACGCCCTGGTGCTGTCCTTCCTGGCCTTCGTGCTGGGGAACCGCCAGGACAAGCTCCTGCCCGAGGACTTTGAGCTGGAAGGCGCTG